The Cohnella abietis genome has a segment encoding these proteins:
- the flgG gene encoding flagellar basal body rod protein FlgG — MIRSMYSGVSGMRGFQTKLDVIGNNIANVNTVGFKAGRVMFKDILSQSMSGVTAPVEGTTGGVNAKQVGLGVAVSSIDTVHSAGSAMTTSNATDLRIDGDGFFMVKTSAEQAVPYLTRAGNFTPDAAGQLVNPDGMLLLSLDGEPITLPREITAFNISQDGRIIQIDADGLATDSGFQIGLAKVYNPNGLEKVGGNMYRLTPNANLESELITGAPSDPELGLGAIISGQLEMSNVDLTNEFTEMIVAQRGFQANSKIITTSDEVLQEIVNLKR, encoded by the coding sequence ATGATACGTTCTATGTACTCAGGTGTTTCAGGTATGAGAGGTTTTCAAACAAAGCTTGATGTAATCGGTAATAACATTGCCAACGTAAACACTGTCGGGTTCAAAGCTGGACGAGTTATGTTCAAGGACATTTTGAGCCAATCGATGTCAGGTGTAACAGCTCCAGTAGAGGGAACTACAGGTGGTGTTAATGCGAAGCAAGTAGGGCTAGGCGTGGCGGTTTCATCTATTGATACTGTCCATTCAGCTGGGAGTGCAATGACTACCAGTAATGCCACGGATCTTCGTATCGATGGCGACGGATTTTTCATGGTTAAGACTTCTGCCGAGCAAGCTGTTCCTTATCTCACGAGAGCAGGAAACTTCACTCCCGATGCAGCTGGACAATTGGTTAATCCAGATGGAATGTTGCTTCTGAGCTTAGATGGAGAACCGATTACTCTGCCACGGGAAATTACTGCATTCAATATTTCTCAAGATGGTAGAATTATTCAAATCGATGCAGATGGTCTTGCAACGGACAGCGGTTTCCAAATCGGGCTGGCAAAGGTTTACAACCCGAATGGGTTGGAGAAGGTCGGAGGCAACATGTACCGACTAACACCAAATGCCAATCTTGAAAGTGAATTAATTACAGGAGCACCTTCCGACCCTGAACTTGGACTAGGAGCTATCATCTCAGGTCAACTTGAAATGTCTAATGTTGACTTAACGAACGAGTTCACGGAAATGATTGTTGCACAGCGCGGCTTCCAAGCGAACTCCAAAATTATCACGACATCTGATGAAGTATTACAAGAAATTGTTAACCTGAAACGGTAA
- a CDS encoding TIGR02530 family flagellar biosynthesis protein: MNDRILVGHLSTGRTGPIQDNRIANQRKQEIANSISFREILSQQQLKFSHHAEQRLQQRGIELLPDQISRIANAVDQAAAKGAKDSLVLFQNIAMIVNVPNRTVVTAMDGNSMKEHIFTQIDSAIVVS; the protein is encoded by the coding sequence ATGAATGACCGGATCCTCGTTGGCCATCTGTCAACGGGTCGTACGGGACCGATTCAAGATAATCGCATAGCAAATCAGAGGAAGCAAGAAATAGCGAACTCGATTTCATTCCGCGAAATACTTAGCCAGCAGCAGTTGAAGTTCAGTCATCATGCCGAGCAGCGATTGCAGCAAAGAGGTATTGAATTGTTACCGGATCAAATCTCGCGAATTGCCAATGCCGTAGATCAGGCAGCAGCTAAAGGCGCCAAGGATTCATTAGTCTTATTTCAGAATATTGCCATGATCGTGAATGTCCCTAATCGCACTGTTGTTACTGCAATGGATGGCAACTCGATGAAGGAGCATATTTTCACACAAATCGATAGTGCAATAGTTGTAAGTTGA
- a CDS encoding flagellar hook capping FlgD N-terminal domain-containing protein — translation MAGNSIGTSNIWPYYAAQNVKAAAREPVKQLGKDEFLQILVTQLRNQDPMQPMQDKEFIAQMAQFSSLEQTMNMAKEITALKQSAGMSAGLIGKEVSWTEEVKNGVVQHTGTVNSILWREGVQYVKVEDIEVPMNKIISIAEPSKGSEPEVNGNE, via the coding sequence ATGGCTGGTAACAGTATTGGAACGTCTAATATTTGGCCTTATTATGCTGCACAGAACGTTAAAGCAGCGGCCAGAGAACCAGTAAAGCAGTTAGGCAAGGATGAATTTTTACAAATTCTCGTTACACAGCTGCGAAATCAAGATCCTATGCAGCCGATGCAAGACAAAGAATTCATCGCTCAAATGGCGCAATTCTCTTCCTTAGAGCAAACGATGAATATGGCTAAGGAAATTACCGCTCTTAAGCAATCGGCGGGAATGTCTGCGGGGCTAATAGGTAAAGAGGTATCGTGGACCGAAGAAGTTAAAAACGGTGTTGTCCAGCATACTGGAACGGTAAATTCGATTCTTTGGCGTGAAGGTGTTCAATATGTAAAAGTTGAGGACATTGAGGTGCCAATGAATAAAATCATTTCCATCGCTGAGCCATCTAAGGGCAGTGAGCCGGAGGTGAATGGGAATGAATGA